The Bactrocera dorsalis isolate Fly_Bdor chromosome 2, ASM2337382v1, whole genome shotgun sequence region tataaactacgAAATTATCAAgctattttttggaaaaaatgggTTATTATCATGGATTTCGGCACCCAAGGGTCATTATCGCTATATCATAGTCGTCAAAAATCTCAAGCTAAATGTTTAATAGATAAGGAAatcacttttaaaatattaacataaagcaatatttacatactatgtatgtatatacatatgtatgtatgtacgtataattaattaatttcgacGATTAGTGAGCAcatttatagaaattattttaaaaaatttcctctTTGTAGCAAAAgttatatgaaactttttttttaagaaaaggtattttaagaaatataaaataagtttgtaaaatgtaacgctattaattaataacaattaaaagtTGCTCGTTGtgcgtaaatacatacattacatGTGTGTATTGTTGTGCACTGTTTCGTTgacacttttttttatcaatatttgaaATCTTCAGCttaacaattacaataatttagTTTATGCATATTCACCTCTCTAGCATAGCCATGCGCTGCTGCTGTACCCGATTCTGGCACAGAGCTAACAATATCGGCATCGATTAAGGCCTCGCGTGCCAACTGTTTACCGCACTGCATGCGTACCGAATACACCATTTGGCCCTCGAATATCGAATCGCCGCGCGCAAAGTAAACATATTCGAAAATGCAGAAAGCTATGCGCTTATATTCAGGTAGTTTGACCACATCGATGGTGCGGACGCCGTTGCGCGTCAATTCCACTATTTCACCCGGTTCAACTTCCCGCACATATCGCGCCCCAATCGACAAGAACCCACAACTTTCACTCGACACCACCCAACCATCGGCTTGCACGTCTTCAAGCTTAGCATTCGAATCGCCATTGATAGGCATAATTTTTCCAAGGCAAAGTGGCCGATTACCGTATGGATCACGCGCCCCATAAATCTTATCTTTAAACATCATAACAAGTGAGTAGGAGAGTGGCGCTAATTGCATAAAGTTTCGTATGCGCGCCGGCCAGTCTGGTCCATCTTGTTCAGAGACACCTTCGGGACACAAACAAAGCGCTTGTCCAATCAATTCACTATCGCTGTGTGTTGACAAACCAACGCCACGACTAAGCAAATCCCGCCTTAGCGATTCAGAATTCACTAGTTCGCCATTGTGTGCTACAGCAATGGCGCCATGCAGTGTATGTACAACGAAAGGTTGGCAATTGACTACCTCAGAAGCGGCGGAGGTGGAGTAACGTGTGTGGCCGATGCCTAGATTGCCCTTGAGTTTCTTGATGGACTCATCGTTGAATAGTGTACTGATCATGCCCATACCTTTGTGTgtattaaaatttcttgaagTATTGCCTTCACTTGTCACAATACCTGCCGATTCTTGGCCGCGATGTTGTAATGCTACTAAACCCAAACAAATCACGTGCGCCACATCAATTTGCGTCGGCCAATCGCCACAGGCGATGGCGCCGAAAACACCGCACTCATGTGTTAATCCAGTTTCTGGCTCGGCGGCAGCGTCCAATGTATTCACTTTTGTGCCATTTTGCTCTAAAATATTGTCAGCCTCTGTTAATTGTAATTCACTCGTATATGTAGTGCCACCTGTAGTACATACACTAATCTCAGCTGTTGCCATTTTCAAAGCCACTTGTAGATAGTTGattattgatttattgtataaaaaaaagcgCTTGTTAGCCTTGACGCACTGCCTACGGTTTCCGGTTTGCAGCCTCTTGTATTCTTAATTCAACCATGCGTTACGCAAACGTTGCGCGAATTATTAGGATTTCATTCAACGTACTAAGTAGTTGTAGTACAACAATTACCATGTGCGTATCGGTTAAGCGATTTATTGCGTACCCAAGTACTTGTAATGTTTTTATGACGACGAATAATTCTAAACTGATTTCATGTTGCTTAAATGCGGACAAGTAGAAGATAGCGGAGAGCTCAGACGCTACCGACAGTGGTGATCGCTCAGCACCCGCTCTCATGCGCCTGTCAGAGTTGCTTAATTGTGATCATAATCATTAACCCAAGTGTTGACGTATGGTGTTTGCGATACCCTAATGAAATTGCTGAACTTAGTAATGTACCTAATAATCTCTATATTTGAGAAATATAAATGGTAGTGGGaaagatatatacatagtacataatCAAAAATCGTTAAGATATTTCTGACATACAGTCAGTCGACTGTCGGTTTTACCttagaataaattaattaatttttagcaaCTAAATCATGAATGAAACCAAATATTGGCACGATtaataaagtaaatttcaaaTGAAAGCATTCGCTTGCCCATTAATAATGGTTtccatatatacaatattatttctatttctctatatatacatatttataaacgatatttaaaaataataaatattcacgGATTAATAATAACTATATTAAACTTAATTATCACTTTTACCTGTAGTATGCTTAGTTATTTTGCTCAaaccaaaattttgttgttgttgtagcagcagaaAACATTCTTGAAGTGATTTCGTGAAATGGTGGCCAGTTGATAGTGCGTGGCTGGATAAAAATCCAGGTATAGACTTGAGAtgataaatgtgtaataaaaGTACTTAATATGTGCCTTATCACTATTGATTGACTGCAGAGTTACTCACTCGGATGTACTGCTTGAGTCTGCGATTTTAACAAAATCAGATTACCAAGAATATTAATTATGAAACTGCACTATTAAATTGTaaagatgtacatacattaataaTTCAAAGGTAAGATATTTCAGCAATTATCTGAAACTGTATTACGACGTGAGGTGAGtgctttatttgtaaaatacgGGCATATTTTTAAGAAGTACTGCAGTTCGATGAATTGTTAGGGCAAATattcgcatatgtatgtatgtacatatatttatttacaaaaacaattttaactgTCTAATTACCCTAGAAATCTTGTGAAACTTAAATTCAAacacaattacaattttataaaatcatttttatttatctgTGTGtatatcattaatttttaacatatacaattttcatttaCTACTGAATTTAAGTATACTTACAATTTGTACATTTTCGCACGAATATCAAATACACATATTTCGcattatctacatacatataaacagaaTAAGTAACcaattttatcatttaaaaagtACATTTAATTAAGTAACATGTTGCGGCTTTAAGTAGAGCAAAAATAAACtaatgaaattatataacaGAATTGCACTACAACTTAAATTAGACTATCATTGATTTAAGAAGgaccgatatacatatgtatacatatactaaatttGATATTcgataaatttatgtatatacatatgtatatacatacatataaatgttgttgaaaaatgttactcaaaaatatgtttaactgTACATTTATATAGCTCaactataattaaaatattataaagtatTTTGCGTTTCAATAAAGTTAGTAACCATGAGTGTGATCGTTGATCGcctgtacatgcatacatatattaattaactCAAAGCTATTCATTTTTCGTCATACGAAATTTGGCTTTACGTAACTGAACGGGTCCGTAACTTATTTGTATCCGGTCGAGGACTGACAGCTACAACATATTTTatgaaccattatttttattgtccGCATGCAAATTCGCTGGCGCAGATTTTACGTTTTCGTTACCGTTAGttgtgaaatatttcgaatattgCAGTTGCCGGTTATTCTCATCGCATTCCAACAAATGTTTGGCATCTGCGATATCCTTTTGAATGGCAGTAATAAGTTCTTCGAGTGAGTCAAAATTACGTTCAGGGCGTAGGTAGCCAACGAT contains the following coding sequences:
- the LOC105222716 gene encoding amidophosphoribosyltransferase produces the protein MATAEISVCTTGGTTYTSELQLTEADNILEQNGTKVNTLDAAAEPETGLTHECGVFGAIACGDWPTQIDVAHVICLGLVALQHRGQESAGIVTSEGNTSRNFNTHKGMGMISTLFNDESIKKLKGNLGIGHTRYSTSAASEVVNCQPFVVHTLHGAIAVAHNGELVNSESLRRDLLSRGVGLSTHSDSELIGQALCLCPEGVSEQDGPDWPARIRNFMQLAPLSYSLVMMFKDKIYGARDPYGNRPLCLGKIMPINGDSNAKLEDVQADGWVVSSESCGFLSIGARYVREVEPGEIVELTRNGVRTIDVVKLPEYKRIAFCIFEYVYFARGDSIFEGQMVYSVRMQCGKQLAREALIDADIVSSVPESGTAAAHGYARESGLPFAEVLCKNRYVGRTFIQPSTRLRKLGVAKKFGALSENVAGKRLVLIDDSIVRGNTIGPIIKLLRDAGAAEVHIRIASPPLQYPCYMGINIPTREELIANKLNAEQLARHVGADSLAYLSVEGLVKAVEMNKQVSSPNKSGHCTACLTGEYPGGLPEDLSW